The following proteins are co-located in the Oncorhynchus gorbuscha isolate QuinsamMale2020 ecotype Even-year linkage group LG22, OgorEven_v1.0, whole genome shotgun sequence genome:
- the LOC124009782 gene encoding adhesive plaque matrix protein-like — translation MFLFSPCTLHTINISLPSFNCNKMLIATHTFILHIYFMPYQPIPSYCIFISCPTNPYLHTAYLFHALPTHTFILHIYFMPYQPIPSYCIFISCPTNPYRSLPTHTVPYQPIPAPNNTYRSLPNHIFIPALNDPYRSLPTHTVPYQPIPAPNDTYRSLPKHIFIPALNDTYRSLPTHTVPYQPIPAPNDTYRPLMTHTVPYQSISSYRPLTTHTVPYQPIPFPTNPYRPLTTHTVPYRPLTTHTVPYQPIPSNRPLTTHTVPYQPIPFPTNPYRPLTTHTVPYQPIPAPTNPYRPSKRHIPFPTNPYRPLTTHTIPYRPILAPNDTYHSLPTHTVPYQPIPAPNDTYRPLTTHTVPYQSISSYRPLTTHTVPYLPIPFPTNPYRSLPTHTGP, via the exons ATGTTTTTGTTTTCACCCTGTACTCTCCACACTATCAACATTTCTTTGCCGTCTTTCAATTGTAATAAAATGTTAATTGCAACCCATACCTTCATACTGCATATTTATTTCATGCCCTACCAACCCATACCTTCATACTGCATATTTATTTCATGCCCTACCAACCCATACCTTCATACTGCATATTTATTTCATGCCCTACCAACCCATACCTTCATACTGCATATTTATTTCATGCCCTACCAACCCATACCTTCATACTGCATATTTATTTCATG CCCTACCAACCCATACCGTTCCCTACCAACCCATACCGTTCCCTACCAACCCATACCGGCCCCTAACAACACATACCGTTCCCTACCAAACCATATCTTCATACCGGCCCTTAACGACCCATACCGTTCCCTACCAACCCATACCGTTCCCTACCAACCCATACCGGCCCCTAACGACACATACCGTTCCCTACCAAAACATATCTTCATACCGGCCCTTAACGACACATACCGTTCCCTACCAACCCATACCGTTCCCTACCAACCCATACCGGCCCCTAACGACACATACCGGCCCCTAATGACACATACCGTTCCCTACCAAAGCATATCTTCATACCGGCCCTTAACGACCCATACCGTTCCCTACCAACCCATACCGTTCCCTACCAACCCATACCGGCCCCTAACGACACATACCGTTCCCTACCGGCCCCTAACGACACATACCGTTCCCTACCAACCCATACCTTCAAACCGGCCCTTAACGACACATACTGTTCCCTACCAACCCATACCGTTCCCTACCAACCCATACCGGCCCCTAACGACACATACAGTTCCCTACCAACCCATACCGGCCCCTACCAACCCATACCGGCCATCTAAACGACACATACCGTTCCCTACCAACCCATACCGGCCCCTAACGACACATACCATTCCCTACCGACCCATACTGGCCCCTAACGACACATACCATTCCCTACCAACCCATACCGTTCCCTACCAACCCATACCGGCCCCTAACGACACATACCGGCCCCTTACGACACATACCGTTCCCTACCAAAGCATATCTTCATACCGGCCCTTAACGACACATACCGTTCCCTACCTACCCATACCGTTCCCTACCAACCCATACCGTTCCCTACCGACCCATACCGGCCCCTAA